In Apium graveolens cultivar Ventura chromosome 10, ASM990537v1, whole genome shotgun sequence, the following are encoded in one genomic region:
- the LOC141691773 gene encoding protein FAR1-RELATED SEQUENCE 5-like, which translates to MASSSNRDQIFDSTAQNLCSSGNVSYMENNGLFKRVCDSSSYDMVEELIEDHSFKPYAGQRFKDIESCFSFYTEYGVQGGFNVRKSTQKVKNKIVVTKYLVCQKAGHYDPSGPKDSGGTSESSHTSGNIGEEVKRRNTVTKKCHCNAKVILKYVCDCTYIISCFIEGHNHLLVSESGKEFLRANRTMTSFQRQFILDDAKSNIGAYRAHGIYNSLFGLYSDVGPTAKNFQNWMRDIKLYIGKHDADMLLQKFKNEKETSDGGFFYEYQTNSDGHLTRLFWADVRGRRNYEVFGDVVSFDATYRTNKYGMVFVPFIGVDNHWKSVTFASALLNHENETNFTWACEMVLKVFGRPPKCIITDQCLAMKTAISKVFPDCIHRYCMWHIMQKFPAKVGPVFCAESGFMEKLNKFVWSSHLTVAEFESGWDTVLKEFGLSEHVWLNEIYAMRKSWIPAFFRDKPMGALLRTT; encoded by the exons ATGGCGTCTTCATCGAATCGAGATCAAATTTTTGATTCTACAGCTCAAAATCTTTGTTCTTCAG GAAATGTTTCATACATGGAAAATAATGGTTTGTTTAAACGTGTTTGTGATTCTAGTTCGTATGATATGGTTGAAGAATTGATAGAAG ATCATAGTTTCAAACCATATGCTGGTCAGCGGTTTAAGGATATTGAGTCATGTTTTTCATTTTATACTGAATATGGAGTACAAGGTGGATTTAATGTTCGCAAATCAACTCAGAAAGTGAAGAATAAGATTGTTGTGACAAAGTATCTTGTTTGCCAAAAGGCAGGACATTATGATCCTTCTGGTCCAAAGGATTCTGGAGGTACATCTGAATCATCGCATACATCTGGTAATATTGGTGAAGAAGTTAAAAGGAGGAACACTGTTACCAAAAAATGTCATTGCAATGCAAAGGTTATTCTCAAGTATGTGTGTGATTGTACCTACATAATTTCTTGTTTTATAGAGGGTCATAACCATCTGTTAGTTTCTGAATCGGGAAAGGAGTTTCTTCGTGCAAATCGAACTATGACTTCATTTCAACGTCAATTTATCTTAGATGATGCAAAATCGAATATTGGCGCTTATAGAGCTCATGGCATCTACAACAGTTTGTTTGGTTTATATTCTGATGTTGGGCCTACTGCTAAGAATTTTCAAAATTGGATGAGAGATATTAAATTGTACATAGGAAAACATGATGCTGATATGCTCTtacaaaaatttaaaaatgaaaagGAGACATCTGATGGAGGGTTTTTCTATGAATATCAAACAAATTCAGATGGTCATTTGACTCGTCTATTTTGGGCTGATGTTCGAGGTAGAAGAAATTATGAAGTATTTGGGGATGTTGTTTCTTTTGATGCAACTTATCGTACTAATAA GTATGGTATGGTTTTTGTGCCTTTCATTGGTGTTGATAATCATTGGAAGAGTGTTACGTTTGCTTCTGCTTTGCTTAACCATGAGAACGAGACAAATTTTACTTGGGCATGTGAGATGGTTTTAAAAGTTTTTGGTCGTCCTCCAAAGTGTATAATAACTGACCAGTGCCTTGCTATGAAAACTGCAATATCTAAGGTGTTTCCAGATTGTATCCATCGATATTGTATGTGGCATATAATGCAGAAGTTTCCGGCAAAG gTTGGTCCTGTTTTTTGTGCTGAATCTGGTTTTATGGAAAAGCTAAACAAATTTGTATGGTCATCACATTTGACGGTAGCAGAATTTGAAAGTGGATGGGACACAGTGTTGAAGGAATTTGGATTAAGTGAACATGTTTGGTTGAATGAAATATATGCTATGAGGAAGTCATGGATTCCTGCTTTTTTCCGTGATAAGCCAATGGGAGCATTACTTAGAACCACATGA
- the LOC141691774 gene encoding protein FAR1-RELATED SEQUENCE 6-like, with amino-acid sequence MCYESAIKKQNHESKKLTNGETCIPKLVTEKNIEKHAAQVYTRTMFYKVQKQIKFSCFHISLGSQPIAVDGVNKYVVRDRSFDEKYYEVQFKFLESHVECSCKLFTRVGFLCRHCFYILGLWGVERMPYQFLSSRWMRITELRFSKLKFCNKLENGDGSIIRDTSKKIWTEFQGCLGSVSNDNLGLTFMLEGMRSLKISIDEKFHKCAVTKNDILQETFGVRPSGVNKVLPPHQTYTKGSRKRIVSGAELSRDGKKRKLMMCKTCNIKSYHDSRKCPNKLNGQLNKELEHT; translated from the coding sequence ATGTGTTATGAGAGTGCCATTAAAAAACAAAATCATGAAAGTAAAAAGCTCACTAATGGAGAAACATGTATTCCAAAACTTGTAACGGAGAAGAATATTGAAAAACATGCAGCTCAGGTTTACACTCGTACGATGTTCTATAAGGTTCAGAAACAGATTAAGTTTAGTTGTTTCCACATTAGTTTGGGCAGCCAACCAATTGCTGTTGATGGTGTGAATAAATATGTTGTTCGAGATAGAAGCTTTGATGAAAAATATTATGAGGTTCAATTCAAATTTCTGGAGAGTCATGTTGAGTGTTCTTGTAAGCTTTTTACGAGAGTTGGTTTTCTTTGTAGACACTGTTTCTATATTTTAGGACTCTGGGGAGTTGAAAGAATGCCATATCAATTTTTGTCTAGTCGTTGGATGAGAATTACAGAGTTGAGATTTTCTAAATTGAAGTTTTGTAATAAATTAGAAAATGGAGATGGTTCTATAATAAGAGATACGTCAAAGAAAATATGGACAGAGTTTCAAGGATGTTTGGGGAGTGTTTCAAATGATAATTTGGGGTTGACTTTTATGTTGGAGGGGATGAGATCTTTAAAAATCAGCATTGATGAAAAATTTCACAAGTGTGCTGTTACAAAGAATGATATTCTTCAAGAAACTTTTGGTGTTAGGCCTTCTGGTGTTAACAAAGTTCTACCCCCTCATCAAACCTATACCAAAGGTAGCAGAAAAAGAATTGTAAGTGGTGCAGAGTTGAGTCGTGATGGGAAGAAGAGGAAGTTAATGATGTGCAAAACTTGTAATATCAAGTCATATCATGATTCACGTAAATGTCCGAATAAACTTAACGGCCAGTTGAACAAAGAGTTGGAACATACTTGA